In Penicillium psychrofluorescens genome assembly, chromosome: 5, a single window of DNA contains:
- a CDS encoding uncharacterized protein (ID:PFLUO_007800-T1.cds;~source:funannotate): MRHFDAWVVRDPYSIYHYYPTGRRWQDAVRALIQERQICAPAIESHDDAPIDLAGPMAAQGSSNLLQRMPPEIRQMIWGYVFGDGAVHLVQLKGKIRHVRCEHATPSITQHRHCCPRTPARWREYSGRESGHSDGLLYPHTHEQLPSSLSDSGAALLRTCRAIYAETADQLYTNAVFDVDDLHTFVAFARAVGPRRLRGIRRLTVQWTPVWKPLAGECHARSIYAHTHSDALWTQFWARVASLPNLRELRLSLDLGRFTGTISGGGAVVVAGQRLPLAVAEPWLVPLLSVRGLQQFDLAVTARCDPAAKGLIEPDLCRDAVDLRDQLRAVLCSKPGQAVPLVKGLGVPDMCALDDLRTQTPRRARPRLAIMAAA, translated from the coding sequence ATGCGCCACTTCGACGCCTGGGTCGTTCGCGACCCCTACTCCATCTACCACTACTATCCCACCGGCCGCCGCTGGCAAGATGCCGTCCGCGCCCTGATCCAAGAACGCCAGATCTGCGCCCCCGCCATCGAATCCCACGACGACGCCCCGATCGACCTAGCCGGCCCCATGGCCGCACAGGGATCCAGCAACCTACTCCAGCGCATGCCCCCCGAGATCCGCCAGATGATCTGGGGTTACGTCttcggcgacggcgcggtGCATCTCGTGCAActcaagggcaagatccGGCACGTGCGGTGCGAGCACGCCACGCCCTCCATCACACAGCATCGCCACTGCTGCCCGCGCACCCCGGCCCGCTGGCGCGAGTACTCCGGCCGCGAGTCCGGCCACTCCGACGGCCTCCTCTACCCCCACACCCACGAGCAACTGCCCTCGTCCCTCTCAGACAGCGGCGCCGCCCTCCTGCGCACCTGCCGCGCCATCTACGCCGAGACCGCCGACCAGCTCTACACCAACGCCGTCTTCGACGTCGACGACCTGCACACCTTCGTCGCCTTCGCCCGCGCCGTGGGGCCGCGCCGGCTGCGCGGCATCCGCCGCCTAACGGTGCAGTGGACGCCCGTCTGGAAACCGCTCGCGGGAGAGTGCCACGCCCGCTCGATCTACGCACACACGCACTCGGACGCGCTGTGGACGCAGTTCTGGGCGCGCGTCGCCTCCCTGCCCAACCTGCGCGAGCTGCGGCTCTCGCTGGACCTGGGCCGGTTCACGGGGACgatctccggcggcggtgcggtCGTGGTAGCCGGCCAGCGGCTGCCGCTTGCGGTGGCGGAGCCGTGGCTCGTGCCGCTGCTCAGCGTGCGAGGGCTGCAGCAGTTTGATCTGGCGGTGACGGCGCGCTGTGATCCTGCTGCGAAGGGGCTCATCGAGCCGGATTTGTGTCGCGATGCCGTGGATCTGAGGGATCAGTTGCGCGCGGTGCTTTGTTCAAAGCCTGGCCAGGCTGTTCCACTTGTCAAGGGGCTGGGGGTGCCGGACATGTGCGCGCTGGATGATTTGAGGACGcagacgccgaggagggcgaggccgAGGTTGGCGATTATGGCGGCCGCCTGA
- a CDS encoding uncharacterized protein (ID:PFLUO_007797-T1.cds;~source:funannotate), with the protein MALFFLSIALALLSAVDAASISANYPVNAQLPPVARVDQHFQFVFASSTFANTDADTKYSLKNAPSWLEVDSSSRTLSGTPSSEDTGPKKFQLVGSDGSDSDSMDVTLIVTTDRGPTLGKPLITQLQAVGPVSYPSTLFIQPGHDFTIPFDKDTFQNTHPSTIYYGTSPNNTPLPSWIDFDAAALKFSGNSPSFPGSSSDPFTFQLIASDVAGYSAVNVTFEIVIGPHILAFNETTQTFNLTRGQKFSSPSYRDLLSLDGSQTSSKDVTSVDADLPDWLTLDKATISFNGTPSDDAVNQNITITVTDTYQDQAKFMLRLEFLELFLDTIQGCEATIGEDFTFVFNQSIVTDNSVQLDVGLNQQLSSWLTYDSGNKTLHGHVPADMQPQKWTIPLTAHQGSTENTRTFELNIVKASDHHDPEDPSSPFSSSVSPSHRKAGIIAISVVIPIVAVLSLVVLFFCLRRRRKSTSVEEELPNPKGSPPPRPARPDAPLAHPDTAFHEEPSEEDTSYGWLRSTIPASDLPKLELGPAWNMESFGKEQAPIPQPQPSPPPRSPARGTFVPLRDSTAEGEKKPASNSPPKSPPKKQAQRLSFNNPSPVRRRRSSRREPLKTIQPRALKRESVQSTRSKRYSKRSSGISSVASGLPVRLSGAGHGAGGFGPPGHGVVQLSWQNAKASFPNDENSLNNITPLFPRPPNARTRHSMASSIPDPTKRMTLRTVERDDSPTSEADSLEAFVHSRAKHRNSTNPLFSGQLDRRASSGLRALERARSLRNRADTVSVSTFSDEYRQSIQDRPVSMALSASEYGGEDNRFSQYQNLQPPSNLHPLAEGAEMSRSQLSLAHDYRGVISPLPRFWSDNSLSSARRLASGNYEKPPQPSGGGASAMPQSSSMVSDLEEHLSRKASPQKGKKQDWGMSLEPPPALKNLSSQGLPIASSGELAFV; encoded by the coding sequence ATGGcgcttttctttctgtccaTTGCTTTGGCGCTGCTGTCTGCGGTTGACGCAGCTTCTATATCTGCCAACTACCCGGTCAATGCACAGCTGCCTCCAGTCGCGCGAGTCGACCAGCACTTTCAATTTGTTTTCGCATCAAGCACGTTTGCCAACACCGACGCAGACACGAAATATTCGCTCAAAAATGCACCATCATGGCTTGAAGTGGATAGCAGCAGCCGGACGCTTTCAGGCACTCCGTCTTCTGAGGACACTGGCCCCAAGAAGTTCCAGCTCGTGGGATCAGACGGATCGGATTCTGATAGCATGGATGTCACCCTGATAGTCACGACGGATCGAGGACCAACTTTGGGAAAGCCGCTTATCACGCAGTTGCAGGCCGTGGGTCCTGTTTCCTACCCGTCGACTCTGTTCATACAACCTGGGCATGATTTTACCATTCCTTTCGACAAGGACACTTTCCAGAACACGCACCCCTCCACAATTTATTACGGGACTTCACCTAATAATACGCCACTGCCGTCCTGGATCGACTTCGACGCTGCAGCACTGAAATTCTCTGGGAATAGCCCGTCTTTTCCAGGTTCGAGCTCAGATCCCTTCACATTCCAGCTTATCGCATCGGACGTAGCTGGTTACAGCGCAGTCAATGTAACATTTGAAATCGTGATCGGCCCGCACATTTTGGCGTTCAACGAGACCACCCAGACCTTCAATCTCACCAGGGGCCAGAAATTCAGCAGTCCCAGTTATCGAGATCTTCTTTCGCTTGATGGATCTCAAACATCGAGCAAAGATGTGACGTCCGTTGATGCTGACTTGCCCGACTGGTTAACATTGGACAAGGCCACAATCTCGTTCAATGGCACACCGTCCGATGATGCTGTGAACCAGAATATCACCATCACAGTAACGGATACCTACCAAGACCAGGCGAAGTTCATGCTTCGGCTCGAATTCCTCGAGCTGTTCCTTGACACGATTCAAGGCTGCGAAGCCACCATTGGCGAGGACTTTACGTTTGTGTTCAACCAGTCGATCGTCACCGACAACTCCGTGCAGCTTGATGTCGGTCTGAACCAGCAACTCTCATCGTGGCTTACCTACGACTCCGGCAACAAGACGCTCCACGGACACGTTCCGGCGGACATGCAGCCTCAGAAATGGACCATTCCCCTAACTGCGCATCAAGGATCCACCGAGAACACGCGGACCTTTGAACTTAATATTGTCAAAGCATCGGATCATCATGATCCTGAAGATCCTTCCAGTCCATTTTCATCATCCGTCAGTCCCTCTCACAGGAAAGCGGGGATTATCGCGATCTCCGTTGTGATCCCCATCGTTGCAGTGTTGAGTCTTGTGgttctctttttttgcttGCGTCGCCGAAGAAAGTCAACTTctgtggaagaagagctccCGAACCCAAAAGGTTCTCCTCCACCGCGGCCCGCACGCCCGGATGCACCGCTAGCTCATCCAGATACAGCTTTCCATGAAGAGCCTTCTGAGGAAGACACTTCATATGGCTGGTTGCGCTCAACCATCCCTGCTTCCGATCTGCCTAAACTCGAGCTTGGGCCAGCGTGGAACATGGAATCATTCGGGAAAGAGCAGGCCCCGATTCCGCAACCACAACCAAGTCCGCCACCCCGTTCTCCTGCCAGAGGTACCTTCGTTCCGCTGAGAGACTCAACcgcagagggagagaagaaaccGGCCAGTAACTCTCCCCCCAAGTCTCCTCCTAAGAAGCAGGCTCAGCGCCTTTCTTTCAACAACCCTTCTCCCGtgcgccgtcgccgctccaGCCGACGCGAACCCTTGAAAACGATTCAACCACGAGCTCTGAAGCGCGAATCTGTTCAATCAACGCGTTCGAAGCGATATTCCAAGCGGTCTAGTGGAATCTCATCTGTTGCCTCTGGATTGCCGGTGCGACTCAGCGGGGCCGGTCATGGTGCCGGTGGATTTGGACCTCCAGGACATGGTGTGGTGCAGCTATCCTGGCAAAACGCCAAAGCCTCCTTCCCCAACGATGAGAATAGCCTGAATAACATTACACCCCTGTTTCCTCGACCCCCAAATGCGCGGACCAGACACAGCATGGCATCCAGCATCCCAGACCCTACGAAGCGGATGACGTTGCGAACCGTGGAGCGCGACGACTCGCCCACCTCCGAAGCAGACTCCCTGGAAGCCTTTGTGCACAGTCGTGCCAAGCACCGAAACTCGACCAACCCGTTGTTCTCTGGCCAGCTTGACCGCCGCGCCTCCTCCGGGCTGCGCGCCCTCGAGCGAGCACGCAGTCTGCGCAATCGGGCAGACACCGTCTCTGTGTCGACCTTCTCCGATGAATACCGACAATCTATCCAAGATCGGCCCGTCTCGATGGCCCTGTCGGCCTCCGAATACGGCGGCGAAGACAACCGCTTCTCTCAGTACCAGAATCTACAGCCTCCATCCAATCTACACCCCCTTGCCGAGGGCGCCGAAATGAGTCGCAGCCAGCTCAGCCTGGCACACGACTACCGCGGCGTCATttctccacttcctcgaTTCTGGAGTGATAATAGTCTGAGCAGTGCCCGCCGCTTGGCATCTGGGAACTATGAAAAGCCCCCGCAGCCCTCGGGTGGAGGAGCGTCCGCCATGCCCCAGAGCTCTTCGATGGTCTCCGATCTCGAGGAGCACCTTTCCCGCAAGGCTAGCCCTCAGAAGGGCAAGAAACAGGACTGGGGAATGTCGCTGGAACCACCACCCGCCCTGAAGAATCTCAGCAGCCAGGGCCTGCCGATTGCCAGCAGCGGCGAGCTTGCATTTGTGTAA
- a CDS encoding uncharacterized protein (ID:PFLUO_007798-T1.cds;~source:funannotate): MQGWRISMEDAHAAILDMHAKYSDDSDGKPTDPDNRLAFFGVYDGHGGDKVALFAGENVHKIVAKQDAFAKGDIEQALKDGFLATDRAILEDPKYEEEVSGCTASVGVISKHKIWVANAGDSRSVLGVKGRAKPLSFDHKPQNEGEKARISAAGGFVDFGRVNGNLALSRALGDFEFKKSPELSPEQQIVTAFPDVTVHDLTDDDEFLVIACDGIWDCQSSQAVVEFVRRGIAAKQDLYRICENMMDNCLASNSETGGVGCDNMTMTIIGLLNGKSKEEWYKQVAERVANGDGPCAPPEYGKSHEEAEAETEFRGPGIRNQFEDNPEEYDLEMERPRGFSVRSGRIILLGDGTEVVPDQNEEELFDQTEEDQDLANQVHHETPDATRNEREETPGPQGKQDGASAAQISESPASTADADKKST; encoded by the exons ATGCAAGGCTGGCGCATCAGCATGGAGGATGCCCATGCCGCCATTCTGGACATGCACGCAAAGTATTCAGACGACAGCGATGGCAAACCGACGGACCCGGACAATCGTCTCGCCTTCTTTGGAGTGTATGACGGCCACGGTGGAGACAAAGTCGCGTTATTTGCAGGAGAAAATGTCCACAAGATTGTCGCCAAACAGGACGCGTTCGCCAAGGGTGATATTGAACAGGCTCTGAAAGATGGTTTCCTGGCTACCGACCGGGCGATCTTAGAAG ATCCCAAGTATGAAGAGGAGGTGTCGGGTTGCACAGCATCAGTCGGCGTCATCTCCAAACACAAGATCTGGGTG GCAAATGCGGGTGATTCGCGGTCAGTTCTGGGAGTCAAGGGCCGCGCAAAGCCCCTGTCCTTTGACCACAAACCTCAGAATGAAG GCGAGAAAGCTCGTATCAGTGCCGCGGGTGGATTTGTTGACTTCGGTCGTGTCAATGGCAACCTGGCACTGTCTCGTGCACTCGGTGACTTCGAATTCAAGAAGAGTCCTGAGCTGTCTCCCGAGCAGCAGATTGTGACTGCATTCCCCGACGTGACTGTCCACGACCTGACTGACGACGATGAGTTCCTGGTGATTGCTTGCGACG GCATCTGGGATTGCCAGTCTTCCCAAGCGGTGGTCGAATTCGTCCGAAGAGGCATTGCGGCCAAGCAGGACCTCTACCGAATCTGTGAGAACATGATGGATAACTGCCTGGCTTCCAACAGCGAGACTGGTGGTGTCGGTTGTGACAACATGACCATGACCATCATCGGCCTGCTGAATGGCAAGAGCAAGGAGGAGTGGTATAAGCAAGTCGCCGAGCGGGTTGCAAACGGGGACgggccttgcgctcctccCGAGTACGGCAAGTCTCACGAGGAAGCCGAGGCCGAAA CCGAATTCCGCGGTCCGGGCATCCGCAACCAATTCGAAGACAACCCGGAGGAGTATGATCTGGAGATGGAGCGTCCGCGTGGGTTCAGTGTCCGCTCCGGTCGGATCATCTTGCTGGGCGACGGCACCGAAGTTGTCCCGGACCAGAACGAGGAGGAGCTGTTTGACCAGACCGAGGAAGACCAGGACTTGGCGAATCAAGTGCACCACGAGACCCCCGATGCGACCCGGaacgagcgcgaggagaCCCCGGGGCCTCAGGGGAAGCAGGATGGAGCATCTGCTGCTCAAATATCGGAATCTCCCGCCTCCACCGCTGACGCCGACAAGAAGTCTACGTAG
- a CDS encoding uncharacterized protein (ID:PFLUO_007799-T1.cds;~source:funannotate), translating into MPSPPSPSAKRKRSGSQHTPAQGKSHSSATELQPSSRDASGEEGGEDSTGPGNVPPPTTMGTKHKKQQSSTTGDAVQPSKRARKSSGDASLHSASTVMPNGDAQIHKEDPGEPSETTVASSDIESQPRARPGLHIKMPEQEAIAPPLRGGLQDPVGYHTNPPPTGRPVRVYADGVFDLFHLGHMRQLEQAKKAFPDVFLIVGVTGDGETHMRKGLTVLSGAERAETLRHCKWVDEVIPNCPWVVTPEFLSEHKIDYVAHDDLPYEAAEGDDIYEPIKAQGKFLVTQRTEGVSTTGIITRIVRDYDQYISRQFKRGASRQELNVSWLKKNELEIKRHVTEIRDNIRTNWTTTGQELGRELRQIWQNSRPGSPAPSARTSMDFGNGRGPLTSPTGGSKSHLSRVETLNRPDSPMGSPRNEDFATGYSLGLIGGVRTWMMRSRQSLQEPVSHPHSPMDEDDGDSEPNGFEEELRGRTGGTGVSTSQ; encoded by the exons ATGCCgtctcctccgtctccctccgccaagcgcaagcgcaGCGGCTCACAACACACGCCCGCCCAGGGAAAGTCTCATTCATCGGCGACCGAGCTGCAACCCTCCTCGCGCGACGCGtccggggaagaaggtggtGAGGATTCCACCGGCCCAGGCAATGTTCCCCCTCCGACGACCATGGGGACCAAACACAAGAAACAGCAATCCTCGACGACGGGGGACGCGGTGCAGCCATCGAAACGTGCCCGCAAGAGCTCTGGCGACGCGAGTCTCCACTCTGCTTCGACTGTGATGCCCAACGGCGACGCCCAGATTCACAAGGAAGACCCCGGCGAGCCGTCAGAGACCACCGTGGCCAGCAGTGACATTGAGAGCCAGCCGAGAGCTCGGCCCGGGCTGCACATCAAGATGCCTGAGCAGGAGGCCATCGCACCGCCGCTGCGTGGCGGACTGCAGGACCCTGTGGGATACCATACCAACCCGCCGCCAACGGGTCGGCCGGTCCGGGTGTACGCGGATGGAGTGTTTGATCTGTTTCATCTGGG TCATATGAGACAATTGGAacaggcgaagaaggcttTCCCAGATGTTTTCCTCATTGTCGGTGTCACGGGCGACGGGGAGACACACATGCGCAAGGGTCTGACCGTTCTCAGCGGTGCAGAGCGTGCCGAGACCCTCCGGCATTGCAAATGGGTGGATGAGGTGATTCCCAACTGCCCCTGGGTTGTGACGCCGGAATTCCTGTCCGAGCACAAGATCGACTACGTCGCGCACGATGACCTGCCCTACGAGGCAGCTGAGGGTGATGATATCTACGAGCCTATCAAGGCCCAGGGCAAGTTCCTGGTGACCCAGAGAACGGAGGGAGTCAGCACCACAGGCATCATCACTCG CATCGTCCGAGACTATGACCAGTACATCTCCCGCCAGTTCAAGCGCGGTGCATCCCGTCAAGAACTGAACGTCTCgtggctgaagaagaacgagcTCGAGATCAAACGCCATGTGACAGAGATTCGCGACAACATCCGCACCAACTGGACCACGACCGGCCAGGAACTGGGCCGCGAATTGCGTCAGATCTGGCAGAACAGCCGGCCCGGCAGCCCCGCGCCCAGTGCACGCACTAGCATGGACTTTGGCAATGGCCGTGGTCCTCTCACTAGTCCCACGGGCGGCAGCAAGTCTCATCTCTCGCGCGTGGAAACCCTCAACCGTCCAGATAGCCCGATGGGCTCCCCGCGGAACGAGGACTTCGCGACGGGGTACAGCCTGGGTTTGATTGGGGGCGTGCGAACATGg ATGATGCGCAGCCGCCAATCGCTTCAGGAACCCGTGAGTCACCCTCACTCGCCgatggacgaagatgacggagACTCTGAGCCCAACGGCTTCGAAGAAGAACTCCGCGGCCGCACTGGTGGCACCGGAGTCTCTACGTCGCAGTAG
- a CDS encoding uncharacterized protein (ID:PFLUO_007801-T1.cds;~source:funannotate) → MAADHPPRDDPGLSNDNARIPVPTPYTDQDPDHPDLPLPVEHPDNDNTHDEDEAQAAASRPRHAWQARSRNLWLRYKGMVLVLLAQMFGASMNVMTQVLEIHSSMHPFQVLFARMSITAVASYAYMFYMRIPHPLGTRDVLGWLLLRAVCGFTGVYGLYYSVQYLPLSEATVITFLAPIMTCYACSWKIPGETFSRRQQLAAVVSLAGVVLIARPFSKRSSSGDSENPDAADSYHHILATAVASVGVIGAAGAYTSIRLIGKRAHPLVSVTYFSTVTTVISLVAMAFVPGIPFRFPSTKTEWGLLGGLGVCGFLLQFLLTAGLAYVPPASVAPKAGQGARATSMVYTQMLFALFYDKVVWGTTPKPISIVGSGLILCCAVYVAVAQEPRAKSSVDRADPREEGLFKDAADEECAGP, encoded by the exons ATGGCCGCAGATCATCCACCCCGGGACGACCCTGGTCTCTCCAATGACAACGCCCGGATACCAGTCCCGACACCCTATACCGACCAGGACCCAGATCATCCAGACCTACCCCTGCCTGTAGAACATCCagacaacgacaacacccatgacgaagacgaggccCAGGCCGCAGCTTCACGACCCCGCCATGCCTGGCAAGCTCGAAGTCGGAACCTCTGGCTCCGATACAAAGGCATGGTCCTTGTGCTCCTGGCTCAGATGTTTGGGGCCTCGATGAATGTCATGACGCAGGTGCTGGAGATCCATAGCTCTATGCATCCATTTCAG GTCCTCTTTGCCCGCATGTCTATCACGGCGGTAGCAAGCTACGCGTATATGTTCTATATGCGCATCCCGCATCCGCTGGGCACCCGAGACGTGCTGGGCTGGCTGCTCCTGCGCGCCGTCTGCGGGTTCACGGGTGTGTACGGCCTGTACTACTCCGTGCAGTACCTGCCCCTGTCCGAGGCGACGGTGATTACCTTCCTAGCGCCCATCATGACCTGCTACGCATGCTCGTGGAAGATCCCCGGGGAGACATTCTcgcggcggcagcagctgGCAGCGGTGGTCTCGCTCGCGGGAGTGGTCTTGATCGCACGCCCGTTCAGCAAGCGCTCGTCATCAGGCGACAGCGAGAACCCGGACGCGGCGGACTCGTACCACCATATTCTGGCGACGGCGGTTGCCTCGGTAGGCGTGATTGGCGCGGCGGGTGCCTACACTTCGATCCGCCTGATCGGAAAACGGGCACACCCGCTGGTGTCGGTGACCTATTTCTCGACGGTGACGACGGTGATCTCGCTGGTCGCGATGGCATTCGTCCCGGGGATCCCGTTTCGGTTCCCCAGCACCAAGACGGAGTGGGGACTGCTGGGCGGGCTGGGGGTGTGTGGGTTCCTGCTGCAGTTTCTGTTGACAGCGGGACTGGCGTATGTACCGCCAGCCTCGGTGGCTCCCAAGGCCGGGCAGGGGGCACGGGCTACGTCGATGGTGTACACGCAGATGCTGTTCGCGCTGTTCTACGACAAGGTGGTCTGGGGCACCACGCCCAAGCCGATCAGCATCGTCGGGTCTGGCTTAATTCTGTGCTGCGCAGTCTATGTGGCCGTGGCGCAGGAGCCTCGTGCAAAATCATCAGTCGATCGCGCCGATCCGCGGGAGGAGGGGTTGTTCAAGGACGCCGCTGACGAGGAATGTGCCGGCCCTTGA
- a CDS encoding uncharacterized protein (ID:PFLUO_007796-T1.cds;~source:funannotate), translating to MPNLIISDIHSLKRNEALDILSQIARVEKKTFPTNEAFGFGEDLWRKKPNTRVLYATDGGSEIIAYAVYVRQKGVALLHKVCVVPTYRRQGIGLQLMSYIQQRLRKEGCQSIQLWVDQAREPARALYVRCGFEEREVIPDYYAPGRTGIRMVLDLDGEHAG from the coding sequence ATGCCCAACCTGATCATCTCGGACATCCATTCCTTGAAGAGGAACGAAGCTCTGGATATTCTGTCTCAGATCGCACGCGTCGAGAAAAAGACATTCCCCACCAATGAGGCATTCGGCTTCGGCGAAGACTTgtggagaaagaagcccAACACGCGAGTGCTCTACGCGACGGACGGAGGCTCGGAGATTATTGCCTATGCCGTCTATGTGCGGCAGAAGGGGGTAGCTCTGCTGCACAAGGTGTGCGTTGTGCCGACCTATCGCCGACAAGGTATCGGGCTGCAGCTCATGTCCTACATTCAACAGCGACTGCGGAAGGAGGGCTGCCAGAGCATCCAGCTCTGGGTGGACCAGGCTAGGGAGCCCGCCCGGGCATTGTATGTCCGCTGTGGAttcgaggagcgcgaggtgATCCCTGACTACTACGCCCCTGGGCGCACTGGCATCCGAATggtcctcgatctcgatggGGAACATGCCGGTTAA
- a CDS encoding uncharacterized protein (ID:PFLUO_007795-T1.cds;~source:funannotate), whose product MPSQADDKRQAAREVIDILHEISTLLNTNLDRTELSLCVSLIENGVNPDALATVIKDLRKEASKRGVSNAPAMAE is encoded by the exons ATGCCCTCCCAAGCTGATGACAAGCGCCAGGCCGCGCGCGAGGTCATCGACATTCTTCACGAGATCTCCACGCTCCTC AATACCAACCTCGACCGCACGGAGCTGTCGCTCTGCGTGTCTCTGATCGAGAATGGCGTCAATCCCGACGCCCTGGCG ACGGTGATCAAGGATCTGCGGAAGGAAGCTTCCAAGCGGGGTGTCTCGAATGcacccgccatggcggagTAA
- a CDS encoding uncharacterized protein (ID:PFLUO_007802-T1.cds;~source:funannotate) yields MSVPLTKVDSAIAGLSIDDKAPKPSEKEVKKTHKRTPSKSGEVWNINDLEEQKIELSLPIETQKTGWKLNTSPNTVEDRDILKLHLVNPPVKKIDLHFPLGLEVTARNLKGVTIKDALDAIHKQFKKKADDELEKPYLAGFEWDKEESWTRLIVHQKKENSGAQPSSKKSKKKNKEEA; encoded by the exons ATGTCTGTGCCTCTCACCAAGGTCGACTCTGCCATCGCTGGCTTGTCCATAGACGACAAAGCCCCCAAACCCTCTGAGAAAGAAGTCAAGAAGACGCATAAGCGCACCCCATCCAAATCAGGCGAAGTCTGGAACATCAACGACCTGG AGGAGCAAAAGATCGAGCTGTCACTCCCAATTGAGACACAAAAGACTGGGTG GAAACTCAACACCTCACCAAATACCGTCGAGGACCGGGATATCCTCAAACTGCACCTCGTCAACCCGCCAGTCAAGAAGATTGACTTGCACTTCCCCCTAGGCCTGGAGGTCACTGCCCGGAATTTGAAGGGTGTCACAATCAAGGACGCATTAGACGCCATCCACAAACAATTCAAGAAGAAG GCGGacgacgagctggagaagccCTACCTCGCTGGCTTCGAGTGGGACAAGGAGGAGTCCTGGACACGGCTAATTGTGCaccagaagaaagaaaactcGGGGGCACAACCCAGCAGTAAGAAgtccaaaaagaagaataagGAAGAGGCATAG